The Biomphalaria glabrata chromosome 17, xgBioGlab47.1, whole genome shotgun sequence genome segment tcaatgagcatattacaaaggcttttcaaatagagctcttagaaacgtgactgactacaaggacattattttatcgactgacttttctttcttactaccgccaattctctggcgctaactctttcaaaaaatgtctttgtttaaattcaaatcaaccaatagatttcaaacatactaattacgtcccttgggtaaatcctgacttgaacgtcaagtgtctaaatttgaggattaaatcccgagactcatgtcgagggcttatattactttcaaaagtgaaatgtacaaacaattctataatgtaatctgtgacagacaataacaatccatattttcaatggtcttaggcgacccctcgcaaatcgtcaatcgaccccccaagggggggtcgcgacccacaggttgagaacccctggcttaGATTAACAGTGTTAAAGAGTTGCACTATTTCAGCTTGCCACCTGGGGACTGAAGAGGTGGGGAAAGTAAGCTTTTCGCACcacaaggatggctgcctggtcgagttGGTATGAGCTTCGGACTGTCCCCGCgagggtcccgagttcgaacctATGCTTCGATTCCATGACGTCATGCATGAGGTTTTGAACTAGGACGTCCGAAACgtggaaagaaaaataattagaaagagACTTACAATTTACATGTAATATGTCTCCCTAACCCATATCTTTCCAGGTCATTACTATGTGTATAATGTGTTACCACTGATTTACCAATATGCTGAGTAATCTATTTTAAATCTTTGCGTAGGTTTTTTTTCGAGTCAAAGAGATTGTGAATagtttaaatttagtttaggtCATATATTTACGCTAACATTTCACCTTTAGAGATGAGTGCATAAGAATACCCTATCTTATTACATATGGAAACTATTATTCACTTTCATACTGGAGTTTGCCCATTTGATGTAACTAGAAAATACTAATTCAAcgttaaaaaatcttttttttttcttcatttttaaagtttatttttataactagaatAACTAAtctaaaatgttgttttaatttattatgtatatttattaaaagccaaaaaataatttagtttttaatgataaaaaaatttaCGCACTAAACTCTTTATTATTTGCCAATTGACATTTTCAGTGTGATAGATTTATATAGCTCTAAAAAGAGAATAAACATTTACTTCCATCTTTAGCCTAGCCCCGGGGTGGGCCAAtttgacctcattcaccaatcgtaaacaaacaacatttagccacgtggttctctatctcttccatacaaattacgtaatacacaggctgtcacgtgacagtatttttcattgttttatcattaTAATCAAGATATAATCATATAAATAtcggaaattaaaaatcccagtcttcaccaggatttaaaccctGGACCACCcttttcggaagccaagcgccttaccactcggccaccgcgtCTCCCATTGACACGTACACAACTGTATATTTTCCGCCAGTATTTTTACTTTCTCTGACAGTTAACATTAATCGTCATAGAAGGATTGAACACCGacatgcaacgtcacaacctgtgggcttTTTGGACCAATAGCGTATTGCCGTGTCACAGGCCTGTACGACGTGGTAataagctattggtctccacagccCACAGGCTgggacgtcgcaggtcagtggtgATGGCTTCTATAACAAATGGTCTGGGTATCACCCTTACTGGGAAGAACCCAATCTGTCCTTACACTGCTCTTCGCATCCTTCTGAGGGACGCCAAAGTTGTTTTTGTCCAATTTGTTTACTTACAGGGGCTCGGGGGTATTTCTATGTTTAAGGTTGTGAATGTAGGTAGAGGTTATCTTTCCTTGAATGCACCCTGTCCTCTTCCAGACCTTGCCGTCAGTAGATTAGATCATGTTAACCTCGAGTTCGACTCTCAGTCTTACGAGGGTGGCATATGACCAGCACAATGCATTTACTTTCCGTAGACCAAAGCCAGGCTGCCATTTAGAACTGCATGATTATAGTGACCTCTTCCCAGATCTGAAATATTACGGTGTGAAATAATGGCTCCATCACTAAGGACTAAAACACACAATCTTTTAATATACTGTAGTACTATTTTCTAAACAGAACAGATTTATTGATACAGACAAGTACTTTTTATTCTGTTGCTAGATGAACCTAGATGAACCTTTCTTTAGTTCAGTTTTACGTTTATTTGATATACTAACCAATTTCTAGTTcgcttccatttttttttgtctgttttttttatttaaacagaaATGTGTTATTGTGATgtttgtttaagtttttttttttccttcatcaGAAATTAAATGTAAGTCTTGACAAAATAGTTGCCAGGTGCCAAATGAAAATATAGGAAAATGTTTTTCTGCCAAAATTTTGTAGCCaactaaagaaatgtttttaactaacaaaacaacTGAAGTAGATCGACAAAGCTTAACTGCTACATAGGCTCTAGTTAAATTAATGAATTTTTAGATGAATTGATATATATTCTTTTGCTGCTTTGAGGTAATTTTTTAGCACTTAGGCAGTAAAGAGCTATACATATATAGTATTGAAATATACACAAGTATTATAAAGATATGAttgtatacatacatatttatataaagcTAGAAGTTAAAtacaaggcttgtcttcgagttatGAAGAGTGCAAGATTTTAATTTGCAAAAGCCAGACATAGTTAATATTCAATTTTACAAAAGTATTATAAAGCTATACGTATATAATATTCAACTAAACATATGCGTTAGGAGTGTATACACATTTATAATATTGAACCATGCTAATGTTTTATAAAGTTACACATAGACATAAGAAAGGTATACATGTTCAGTATTAAACTCTACATAGTAAGAACTAAGAACACTGTGGTAAAACCAAtgcaacattttaattttttgctgACACCATTCTTTTCTTAACCTGCAACGTATGTTTAACTGTCTATTATTAGTTCATAGTTGAGATTTCATCCACACTAAATTTCTGCAGCTGGAGAAGATGGTGACCACAGTGACGAGGAggatgaggaagaagaagagcagGCCCCTGCCGTCGATACAAAGGTTAAAACCGGCGGCCGTGAGCCTGAGGTTTCCAAGAAACCACCGGCAGTTCCGAAAAAAGAACCGGAACCGGAATCTCAGAAGAAGCAAGAAGGTGGCAAAGAAGAAAAAGGAAAAATCCTGATACAACGTAGAAGGAGACCCACTCCTGACAACTCCGAAGCAGCATCCGAAAAAGAGAAGCAAGCAACAGTGACCCTCAAAAAAGATGACCGAGCAAAAGAGAACGAAATTAAGGAAAATTCTACATCACCCAAAACCAAGGATGATAACCAAGACACCCAGTTCGAAAAGCACACAAGTAAATAcgagagaatgaaagaagagCTTCTACTCATGGAGAAAGATCTTGAGAGAAAGCTGCAGGccaagaagaagagagaagaagaagagcaAAAGAAGTTAGAGGAGAAGAAGAAGCAAGAGACAATGGCTAAGATAGAAGCAGACAAAGCCAGGATGAAAGAGGACGAGAAGAGACGGTTAGAGTTGAGGAAACAATTAGAAGAAGACAAACGAAAGCAGGAGGAAGAGGACAGAAAGGCAGCTGAAAAGTTGAAAGCTCAACAAAATGGAACTATCGGAGGAGTTAAGAAAGACGACGCTGCTAGAAAGAATGGTCCAGCAGCTCTTGCAATGTTCCAGAACTTAATGAAACCTGAGGATAAGAACAAGGCTATGTTAAAAGTCGACCCACAGAAGGCGAATGTTAAGACTGGAGAGACTTCTTCGGCACAGCCAAACAAACTCAGCGTTCCTCTCACGCCGATGGACGCCATGAGACAAAGAGAACAACAACAGATCGACAACttgaaacaaagagagaagCAACAGATCGAGGAGCTCAGAAAGAGAGAGCAGAAGCAACTGGATGAGCTACGAGCCAAACGACAGCCGCCAAAGACAGAAATCAGTGACGCAGCCAAAAACAAAGACGTCCCccagaaaaaacaaatttccaaAGCTGAAGCAGACATCGAAAAGAAAAAGGCGGAAGAGGAGAAACAAAGAGCAgcacagaaagagaaagaagagaaagctaAAGTGCAGTCCCAGATTGCAGCTCTTCGTGGAAAAGAGTTGCAGCTTAGAGAAGAGCTTGGAGCCAAAGAGTCCCAGCAGAGAGAGGAGCTAAGACTCAAAGACATTCGTCTCAGAGAAGACATGAGACAAAATCATATGAAAAACGAAGCTGAAGAGCAGCggaaaaaagaagaagccaAAAAGgcgaaagagaaagaggaagaagagaAACGAATGGACAAAAAGAAAGAGCTCATTCGGAAAGAGCAGCTGAGGAGGCAGTACGAAGAAGAGACTAGGCAAAGGCAGGCAAGCGAGACAAAGCAAAACACTTCCTCTCAGAGCATGGACTACCTTGATGAAGATAAAAAAGTCTACAAGCGAGACTACTCGTTTCAAGACCTTCGCAAGTGTCTCGAGACTCAACTCGGCGGACATGTTATGAATGAAGAAGAGCACAAGTATTGGGACGACATCTTGCAGAAACACAATTATTCCATATCAGACGTCAAGAAAACGTTTGAAACTACCGCCAAAGATGAGAACCCAAGCAGAATGCGGTCAAGGAGAAACAGCGTGGAAGAGGGCGAGCTCTTAAAACTCAAGCGATCCGGGTCAATCAGCGACCTGAGGGAGTCTTACACCAAATCACTTGGTAGACCCAAAAAGAAAGCTCTCGACCCGGAAAAGCGTCAAAAAGATGAGATGTTTTTAAAACGAGCCGCGTCCATCAGCGACTTAAGGCATCAATTTCTAGAAGTGGCCCACAAACCGCCGTCCGGTGTTAAACATTTGGGTGTTTCTGGGAAGCAGGAAGCTGAGATAACCattcgaaataaaaaatcagtaTCAGATACAATCAGGCCTTCAGAAATACGTCAGAGGTCAAAGTCTCCAACTCCGATGCCTTTCTTAAACACATCTTCCTCCTCGCCTTCACTTCAGCAGCTCCCTGAGAACAAAAATCTCATACCCAAGCAGATGGAGCTGATGAAACTAGCTGGAACAGTAGCGGCCAAAAGAGCGTCCTTCCACGAAAAGATAGCCGAAAGGTCACAAAAGGAGAACGCGGATACCCCACAGCCGCCCCCGCATGTAGCCCAGAAGAAGAACTACGGCCGTGACGCCTATGGCAGTCGGGAAATCCCGGTGTACAAACGTGCCGCGGGATGGTCTGACGATGTTGGGAAAACCCCGGAAAAAGTAGAATCTGAAAATACTAGCgcgagacacagagagaaatcGTCCAACGCCGCCCCTGCTCAAAACAACGCTCAGACATCTTCCCGGCCTTCGACAAATCCACGCCAAAACTACGTTTCATCCGCTGACATCACGGACCGCCCGTTTTTGTACAACTCGGCCCGCACCACCGCCAGAAGTAAGTATCACGGATGAATgtgcgtatgtatgtataatctatttttacactctgctcgaatgaccggaagtgtgttttgttgtcagagaGTGGGCAGACAGAGTCCAGCTTGTGTGATATGCCGTAAAGattattaaagtttatgtgtttgatcgaGTGTTACTTGTTGATTTATAAATACAGCTGAACCAGGGACATCTAGACGTACCGAGTCATAAGTAGATCGAGTAATATAACAGGAAAGCTTTAACACCTTTCTATGTTTACGTATCAAAAGTCAGAGCCAAAATTAGGCAGACGATAAGGTTGGAGGACGCTCAGGGGAGATTTCGTGGACTCAgggtcttcacagagattcgaacccaggggGCCCAGGGGAGATTTCGCTTATaagtaaagaaaagtaaaattccccattcagaccttgcgatctatagggcagaagatgataaggtcatatgtttctttggccaaaggtTAAGGAGCAGGGTGTcacatggccagcacaacgatcagcCGCTcatactttccccaacttaagtcaggtgcccattagagttgggtggaacagggtcttcactgagattcgaactcaggaccccagtttcggaagccaagcgcttaaccactcagaaATTGGGAGGGAGGAATATTAAAAGTCTAGAACGACACATGCCCTATAAAGATCTTGACAAAAGTAAATCTATATTCTTTTGTTCATAAatcattaacattttaaaacacattaaTGCATTCTGAAATGAAACCACCCCTTCGTTTAACTTGGGGAAAATATAGTACGTGTAAAATGCTTGTAAAAGTACGAAAGTTAAAAGATGCGTTGGGTCATTCCAATCTCAAAATGGCGGAAGAATTTTTGTAATAATCTTCCAAGAAGTAATTcgttgaaaaacattttaattattttaatgtgtttttcGCAAGCTACTGATGTACGAGAGACGTTAAGATtgtcaaatataaatattgttttatttcaaatataaaacaaaatcactgtactcgattaaatatattttattgttatgttACTCCTAATTTCTAGATTTTCTATTAACATCCaaaatttttatgatttttttttttttgcttctgttTAGAATTCACCAGGAACCACTAGGTTGCAGTGACCCGGCCTTGACACGACGTTCACACCCATAACAAACGGGTCAAACAACATTCGTcctcttgtttttgttttgtctcaTTTGTACATACAATTATATGTATTTTCAATGTTTGGTGTCTTTCTACGGAAATGCATTTTGGCCATATATTGTCTTTCCTGCTTAACTGGAATGTAATGATTTAAAAGCAAGatgagaaaatgaaaatgtgCCTAAGGGATGTACGTAATAGAAGGAGGTCAAGGCAgctcatttaaaaaatgaaggtgatataaactaaaaaaaagaaattatttaggttttgtttgaaattttgcTTTTTGTGGAGCTGGACATTTCTTGTGTTCGAACTAAacctaaacaaaatataattatcgCCAGTACAACGACACATCAACTAACTGTGTATTTTGCATTTGTATATCGCATTTGTATATCGCCGATGCTATTTATTAACccacataaatatattatgttttataaatatagttTGCTCAGTTATGACAAAATGAAGCACCATACTATGATTATGAGTCCAGCATGTGTTTTGATACACTATATTTaatatcttttatttaaattcaaatACACCATTCTTAAAAGCTATATATTAAGTATTGAATTGTTAAAAGTGCCgtgtttaaatttttaactgGAGCcaggctatttgagatatgggacCCTTTTTGGGGGCTCtttataagtccagatattatgtgccagtgctaaatatttctttgaaaaaaaaaaaaggggggggggtcctaaggtatagcttgtgttgcctataggttTATCTGGCCCTGATGGTATACTTATGTTAATATAACCGCAATGACTGCATTATAAATATGGAACAAAGAGGccagaacctttttttttctctcacgtTTGTAATAACGTTTCTTGAtttgtaaataaacaaatttaacaaaGCTTCCCTGTGTTGTTGTTCATTAATcttattaattttctttattccATGTTTCTTCTAGTGCTGCCATTGTAATCAAAATAGACcaaaatagaaatttttttatgtCAATTACTGAACACAAGACGAAGATAGCTTGTCATAGATTCCACAGTAATTAAAACGACATAGTTTCCGATTTAGCAATGTCGATTGCAAACTAGATTAATAGAAATATGagtaaaaatacaaatagatggaaaaaaaaagacatttagtGATatgtttgtaacaaaaaaaaatattattaaaaaaaaaaagaactatactcctaaaaagaaaacatttacaaCCTGTTTAAATATGCCCTGCTAGAGAACTGCATGAGTGCTCTAAATATTTAATCTCATTTGtttcgtttatttttttcttctctggctTGCATGTTttttattactttctttttcttatttttaaaaattctttttggaACTGCTAGTTTTGACTAATTCGAGGTTAACATTTACTAACATTGTTTTGTAACCTATGCATTCCAACTTTTTCCTATTTctgtacaataacaattttaaaatgtatgtccAGCACGACCTAATCATAAGGAgataaatgaatttattttaaaattatttattgaatcaTACTAAATTAAGTCGGGGCGCATCGCTAGTATAAGACAAATCGATGTAAAGTCTTgttcccctttcggaccttgtgATCCGtaagggcagataatgttaaggtgaTCAATTTCATTGGCCAACATTTAACGAGCAAGATATCATGTGgtcagaacaacgaccaaccgaatTCATTAAAGTCAGGTAGAGATGGAAGCCCTAAAAAAATCcataaattcaaaatcccagtctttgcctagattcgaacccaggaccccaggtttggaagccaagcgcttaaaccATTCAACCACCTTGAGcctaagatagatagatcgatgcATTACTTATTTAATCCAGATCCAAAGTAAgatatatttaacaaaataaagtaCAGGCTAGTAAGGTACTACTGATTTCCGTCAAaacgggattcgaacccaggaccccaggtttggaagccaagcgcttaaccactcaaccacctcGAGCCTAAGATAGATGGATCgatacattatttattaatcTAGAACCAAAGTAAGATATATTTAACAAAATGAAGTACTGGCTAGTAGGGTACTACTGATTCCCgtcaaaacaaatattagaaTAAGTTCTATTTGAATGCAGTAGTGTACTGGTTTGTAAAAGGGggataaattaattataatccATACGGAATCTGTATAGGAGTTATTGTTCTTATtcatcttaatttttaaaaaatattaaaacaaatttggTTTTGcatttctttaattgtttcgaCATATTATTTACCTAGGTTAgtatttagttgttgttgtttttttgtttgggtgGGGGGTGATGATGTAGGAGTGAACTTCTGTAGAGACTTTTAGtcaatagtgttgttttttttaatatcccaGTTTTCTTGTTTAGATTTTTAGAGTATTCTTCTAGAGTGTTATCTAATAATTTACTACCTAAGACTTCAGTGCATTGGTTTAAGAGGGGAGGGGGTAAGCTGTTGCCATAGAGATATTTGCAGCCTTTTTCGAACTGGTGCCCAcacaataatacatttaattaaattgaaCCTAAATCAAACAGATTCGCGATTTCATATGATATAGCTGATGCATCTTAGAATCGAATGTACCCAATAAGTCGATAAATAAAACCATTGATCTCCTAATTAAAATTATCAGCCAACATTCAATTTTTGGATATTGagaaaagctttatttttttaatcttataaatatatgttaaatttaaaaagaaatatttaaaaaaaataaatatgccaTATATCATTATCTGCTTGTTTTTAATGTgtttaaacaatttaaatgaGACATTTGCCGCAACAGGCTTTCGGTCACGtattgagattttgttttatccTTGTCTCTTTCCCAGACTCCACTGGAAGTATCTGCAGCCACAGCGGCGATGAGAGTAGTGACGACGAGGTCTTCTCTGGAGATTCCAGCGATTCAGGCGAGGACGTTGGCGGGAGTGCTAGGCGACAAGACGTGAGTCAGCCGTGCGGCAAAAGGCCTTTGTTTTACGTCAACAATGACTTTAACGACGGCGGAGAAGTTGCTTCTTCGGCAGACGACCTGGTCATCTTCAACAGCAACGCTCTAGCCGCATGCCCAGAGTCAACTTCCTTGCTGGGCGATAGCGGAAGTAACGCCATAAACAATAATGATGTCGTGCTAACGAAGAAGACTGAAAGTCGTAAAGATGGCGAAATTTCCAAAACGAAGATTGAAGATGATCTGGTAAACAGGAATACACTCTGTACAGGTCAGTCTTATGAGAAAATCTATTCTGATGATAGAGTCAGTGATATAAAGTCGGACAATGGACAGGATAAGACTCGCAATGATAACGACAAAAAATCCACGCCAATGACTGACCCTAATACCAACAACAGCGGAGATAACTCTGCTCCACAACTGGAGTTCCCTGACGACAACATGCCGCCTATTGTTGTGGAGATGTGGGACGAGACGGAGGAGGTCAGGTCCCCCGCACTCAAGAGCTCTGAAAGCATACGACTGCCCTCCACCTCAAGGCACGCCGGACTCTTCGCTGACCGCGAGGAGAGAGAACCGACGCCATTTTTCTTGGGCGGGAGCGTCAAAGATGACCAGCTTCTTGGCTTTTCAAACAAAGGCTTCGTGGAGTCTTCGAGAATCGAAAGGGAGCCGACGCCTTTCTTTGATGAGAAAACCAAAGAGATAAAATCCATGGAAGTGGCGCTTCTGGTGCCGGATGCAACAGGGGTGAAATTTGAAAGAGAGCTGACCCCGTTTTTCAACCAAGACTTAACAAGGTCGGATTCTCAAGGGTCAAGCCAACCGGGACATAACAATGCTGCTATTACGATTCAACAACCTGTTTCTATGAATCCAATTACTCAATCGAAAAAAGGTCCGATTTCTAGTACACCTATTCGGCCAGCAAAAGATTCAAATATGAATAACACTCTTGCGATTCTGAGAAAGGAAGAAGTCAATAGTGCAGAGAACAAAGAGAAAATTCAGCTGGCAGAAGTGAGAAACTGCAAAGCGCAAATGCCCCATAATGAGGGCGAGAAAACAAAGGGAGACGACGTAATTGGAGATAAAGATTCACAGCAGACGAGAGAGAGCAAACCTGACGTACGTGACCGCGGTTGTGGTGGGCgtagaagcagatctgaaacCAAGGTGACCAAGCAGGTTACTGTAGAAGCCCCAAGACCTCGGGCTCTCAGCGTACCAAGAGACACTTCGCCTACTATCGCCAAATCGGAACCAGAGGAGCCTAAAAGAAGAAGGGTATCAGGCAAAGCCTCAGCAGCATCCAAAGCGGAGATAAGAGTTGTCAAAGAGGCTTCAGGCTCTACTACCACAGGAAAAGTATCGACAGCCACTACTGGGCCCACAGTTTTATCTGTAGGATCTTCAGGGAAACCAGTTGTAGAATCTAAAGCTAGATCTGTCAACACTTTATCAACACCTAAGGCAGTTCCACAAATATCTTCTAAAGCTACGCCAAGCTCAACAATCTTACAAAAAGCTACAAATGGTTCATTATCTTCAATAACTAACACTACCTCGAATGTAACAGGGCATGCAGTGAGCTACACCGTCTCAAGAAAAGCTCGATCAGAACCTTCTGTATTAAATGTTAAAACCAGTGCTACACCCCTTTCTTTAGCTTCCACGTCTTCAGCGACTCAAAACCTTAGCAGCACAACCACTGGAGCTCCACAACCTTCTATCTCGCAGAGTACCAACAATGGAACAGGAAATACTGATAAGATCCCTAccaaaataaagaacaaaaagGAAATTGCCAACTCCGAACTAGTCTCTCTTACTAATCAAAACACGAACCGAAAGCAAAACGAGTCATCCATCCAGCATGATAATTCTTCGCAAAATTCTACACAATTAAACCAAGAAACTAAGGAAGAAGTAACCCCACAAAAACCCAAACTGAACCTAACGAGCAGGATAAGAAAAACAATGAAAGGTTTCTTGCCACAAACAAATTCTTCAACGAATCTATTGTCTTCCAGCGAACATTCAACATCTAATCAAGTATTGAAATCAAATAAGGTAAAGGCAACAGAATCATGTTCTGGCAGTATGGATTCTTCCATTCTGCTCTcctcggatattccttcagaaacAAATCCGGTAGAGTCTTCAAGTATTACCAGCACCTCTGTTCCAGAAGCGCCTTCAGCAAGACCGAAAGAAAAGTCATTTTTCTCTCAATTAATTTCCAATTTCCACAAAACCAGGTCAAAATCGGACAAAAAATCTAAGCctgaaaaggaaagaaataaaaaacactTCTTATCAAACGATCGCCGCGCGACAACATCGCCAGCAAATACAGAGCCGTCTTCAGAGGATTCTCAAAGACCCGCACAGCCGCAAGACAATGCTCGAAGCACGAGGCCTTTCTCGGAGAAGAAGCTGGCCAAGTATTCTCCATTCGGGTCTCGCACACCAGAGGGTCTGTGTTTCCTTCTGTTAATGACCTTGTTCTGCCTGTACATGGACATGCCTGTAGAAAAGTTCATCTGCTACGTTTTAGCCACTTTTTATACTTTCTGTGTCCTGCGTGTCATAGGCTTAATAGAGTAGTCCAAAGCAAAGCTGCTGTTTAAAGAAGAGTACAACACTTTGACAAAGGTGGGGCAGGCAATCTGCTCTCACGTATTAGGAGTGAAATTTAATACTACTTCCGTTTGATAGTACTTCCGTCCTTTCCAGCCCTGAGCACCCCTCCACTAGATAGTGTACGTCCCTGGTGTCTGCTGTTTGCATTGTTTTATCTCATTGGTTATGAGCTCATACCTTAGTTTATTAGAACGAACACCGCTCACTGGCGCACACTCATACCACATTATTGTCACTATTAACTTGATTGCTTCGATGagcttgcatgactagattgatacatggaacagggccggccttagataagtGGAGACCCTAGTTAAAGTGAATTCGGTTTCcccaaatgaaatttaaaaaaaattaaaagaaacataaaaaaaagtacgcaatttattaaaaacttaCCAGTTTATATCTAAATCGTTAAATAACTGAAATTCGTTTATCGCTATTTTCCTAGTTATTCGCAGGCTAAGGTGGCTTACGCTTTAGTGGTAGAGGAGATGGGGCCTTTTTCGcttggcacgcttttcttccagagctgaggcccatgtcaCACTGATCTCCAGTTTccgtagtagagacagagttagatcAGTAAACATCGAGTCAAAGTGCTCTCGGAGAAGAAGCTGGCCAAGTATTCTCCATTCGGGTCTCGCACACCAGAGGGTCTGTGTTTCCTTCTGTTAATGACCTTGTTCTGCCTGTACATGGACATGCCTGTAGAAAAGTTCATCTGCTACGTTTTAGCCACTTTTTATACTTTCTGTGTCCTGCGTGTCATAGGCTTAATAGAGTAGTCCAAAGCAAAGCTGCTGTTTAAAGAAGAGTACAACACTTTGACAAAGGTGGGGCAGGCAATCTGCTCTCACGTATTAGGAGTGAAATTTAATACTACTTCCGTTTGATAGTACTTCCGTCCTTTCCAGCCCTGAGCACCCCTCCACTAGATAGTGTACGTCCCTGGTGTCTGCTGTTTGCATTGTTTTATCTCATTGGTTATGAGCTCATACCTTAGTTTATTAGAACGAACACCGCTCACTGGCGCACACTCATACCACATTATTGTCACTATTAACTTGATTGCTTCGATGagcttgcatgactagattgatacatggaacagggccggccttagataagtGGAGACCCTAGTTAAAGTGAATTCGGTTTCcccaaatgaaatttaaaaaaaattaaaagaaacataaaaaaaagtacgcaatttattaaaaacttaCCAGTTTATATCTAAATCGTTAAATAACTGAAATTCGTTTATCGCTATTTTCCTAGTTATTCGCAGGCTAAGGTGGCTTACGCTTTAGTGGTAGAGGAGATGGGGCCTTTTTCGcttggcacgcttttcttccagagctgaggcccatgtcaCACTGATCTCCAGT includes the following:
- the LOC106061030 gene encoding serine-rich adhesin for platelets-like isoform X1 translates to MTALAEEVDDRFAGIDIDSLLNRAERRPFTYGRKKTLYEAPEFIQKLQGEETVLEGQSLCIDCKVAGFPVPTLRWFKDDEEIIDHQRIHVENNGMGSYSLIIACVNKGDEAAYRCRAENVEGATSSFFFLSVKAKPKSQKKKDPKSGQNRRTVSFPPMFATIVEKVEEEEKQGQELQSLPPSPMTDFYYALTLKSRQSWPSFVGDWAFANGRPDKRRNSTGSICSHSGDESSDDEVFSGDSSDSGEDVGGSARRQDVSQPCGKRPLFYVNNDFNDGGEVASSADDLVIFNSNALAACPESTSLLGDSGSNAINNNDVVLTKKTESRKDGEISKTKIEDDLVNRNTLCTGQSYEKIYSDDRVSDIKSDNGQDKTRNDNDKKSTPMTDPNTNNSGDNSAPQLEFPDDNMPPIVVEMWDETEEVRSPALKSSESIRLPSTSRHAGLFADREEREPTPFFLGGSVKDDQLLGFSNKGFVESSRIEREPTPFFDEKTKEIKSMEVALLVPDATGVKFERELTPFFNQDLTRSDSQGSSQPGHNNAAITIQQPVSMNPITQSKKGPISSTPIRPAKDSNMNNTLAILRKEEVNSAENKEKIQLAEVRNCKAQMPHNEGEKTKGDDVIGDKDSQQTRESKPDVRDRGCGGRRSRSETKVTKQVTVEAPRPRALSVPRDTSPTIAKSEPEEPKRRRVSGKASAASKAEIRVVKEASGSTTTGKVSTATTGPTVLSVGSSGKPVVESKARSVNTLSTPKAVPQISSKATPSSTILQKATNGSLSSITNTTSNVTGHAVSYTVSRKARSEPSVLNVKTSATPLSLASTSSATQNLSSTTTGAPQPSISQSTNNGTGNTDKIPTKIKNKKEIANSELVSLTNQNTNRKQNESSIQHDNSSQNSTQLNQETKEEVTPQKPKLNLTSRIRKTMKGFLPQTNSSTNLLSSSEHSTSNQVLKSNKVKATESCSGSMDSSILLSSDIPSETNPVESSSITSTSVPEAPSARPKEKSFFSQLISNFHKTRSKSDKKSKPEKERNKKHFLSNDRRATTSPANTEPSSEDSQRPAQPQDNARSTRPFSEKKLAKYSPFGSRTPEGLCFLLLMTLFCLYMDMPVEKFICYVLATFYTFCVLRVIGLIE
- the LOC106061030 gene encoding trichohyalin-like isoform X2; translation: MTALAEEVDDRFAGIDIDSLLNRAERRPFTYGRKKTLYEAPEFIQKLQGEETVLEGQSLCIDCKVAGFPVPTLRWFKDDEEIIDHQRIHVENNGMGSYSLIIACVNKGDEAAYRCRAENVEGATSSFFFLSVKAKPKSQKKKDPKSGQNRRTVSFPPMFATIVEKVEEEEKQGQELQSLPPSPMTDFYYALTLKSRQSWPSFVGDWAFANGRPDKRRTGEDGDHSDEEDEEEEEQAPAVDTKVKTGGREPEVSKKPPAVPKKEPEPESQKKQEGGKEEKGKILIQRRRRPTPDNSEAASEKEKQATVTLKKDDRAKENEIKENSTSPKTKDDNQDTQFEKHTSKYERMKEELLLMEKDLERKLQAKKKREEEEQKKLEEKKKQETMAKIEADKARMKEDEKRRLELRKQLEEDKRKQEEEDRKAAEKLKAQQNGTIGGVKKDDAARKNGPAALAMFQNLMKPEDKNKAMLKVDPQKANVKTGETSSAQPNKLSVPLTPMDAMRQREQQQIDNLKQREKQQIEELRKREQKQLDELRAKRQPPKTEISDAAKNKDVPQKKQISKAEADIEKKKAEEEKQRAAQKEKEEKAKVQSQIAALRGKELQLREELGAKESQQREELRLKDIRLREDMRQNHMKNEAEEQRKKEEAKKAKEKEEEEKRMDKKKELIRKEQLRRQYEEETRQRQASETKQNTSSQSMDYLDEDKKVYKRDYSFQDLRKCLETQLGGHVMNEEEHKYWDDILQKHNYSISDVKKTFETTAKDENPSRMRSRRNSVEEGELLKLKRSGSISDLRESYTKSLGRPKKKALDPEKRQKDEMFLKRAASISDLRHQFLEVAHKPPSGVKHLGVSGKQEAEITIRNKKSVSDTIRPSEIRQRSKSPTPMPFLNTSSSSPSLQQLPENKNLIPKQMELMKLAGTVAAKRASFHEKIAERSQKENADTPQPPPHVAQKKNYGRDAYGSREIPVYKRAAGWSDDVGKTPEKVESENTSARHREKSSNAAPAQNNAQTSSRPSTNPRQNYVSSADITDRPFLYNSARTTARKFTRNH